From Mus musculus strain C57BL/6J chromosome 8, GRCm38.p6 C57BL/6J, a single genomic window includes:
- the Ccl25 gene encoding C-C motif chemokine 25 precursor, with product MKLWLFACLVACFVGAWMPVVHAQGAFEDCCLGYQHRIKWNVLRHARNYHQQEVSGSCNLRAVRFYFRQKVVCGNPEDMNVKRAMRILTARKRLVHWKSASDSQTERKKSNHMKSKVENPNSTSVRSATLGHPRMVMMPRKTNN from the exons ATGAAACTGTGGCTTTTTGCCTGCCTGGTTGCCTGTTTTGTTGGGGCCTGGATGCCGGTTGTCCATGCCCAAG GTGCCTTTGAAGACTGCTGCCTGGGTTACCAGCACAGGATCAAATGGAATGTTCTCCGGCATGCTAGGAATTATCACCAGCAGGAAGTGAGTGGAAGCTGCAACCTACGTGCTGTGAG ATTCTACTTCCGCCAGAAAGTAGTGTGTGGGAATCCAGAGGACATGAATGTGAAGAGGGCGATGAGAATCTTGACAGCTAGGAAAAGGCTAGTCCACTGGAAGAGCGCCTCAG ACTCTCAgactgaaaggaagaagtcaaaccaTATGAAGTCCAAGGTGGAGAACCCCAACAGTACAAGCGTGAGGAGTGCCACCCTAGGTCATCCCAG GATGGTGATGATGCCCAGAAAGACCAACAATTAA